A stretch of the Panicum virgatum strain AP13 chromosome 9N, P.virgatum_v5, whole genome shotgun sequence genome encodes the following:
- the LOC120688117 gene encoding DNA replication complex GINS protein SLD5-like, whose translation MSSWDEDEAAASAAEAATTDVELLKRAWRNEKAAPEILRFDSPLVSRVREQIQLLEETLDDFADSGVDDLVASLYQMDLDRTLFLLRSYLRLRLQKIEKYTMHISRSADLLSRLSPQERRFAKSCAEIMEKHLEQSVLSKLPYGYDSVSRQSLSSTEDDMVPEPQLNTFVFCKTKSDVGAFQLDDIGEEVVDLVADDLYVLRYKSIKGLVEGGRIDLI comes from the exons ATGTCTTCTTGGGACGAAGACGAGGCTGCAGCGTCCGCGGCCGAGGCAGCGACCACGGATGTTGAGCTGCTCAAGCGGGCGTGGCGTAACGAGAAGGCTGCGCCAGAAATCCTCCGCTTCGACTCACCCCTTGTCTCCCGCGTCCGCGAGCAGATCCAGCTCCTT GAGGAGACACTGGATGACTTTGCGGACAGCGGTGTCGATGACCTGGTGGCCTCTCTCTACCAGATGGACCTCGATCGCACACTCTTCCTTCTGCGCTcctacctccgcctccgcctgcaGAAG ATTGAGAAGTACACGATGCACATCTCCAGGTCTGCTGACCTCCTCAGCCGTCTGTCACCGCAGGAGCGCCGTTTTGCCAAGAG TTGTGCGGAGATCATGGAAAAGCATCTGGAGCAGTCTGTGCTGTCAAAACTGCCATATGGTTATGACTCGGTTTCCAGGCAGTCGTTGTCGAGCACTGAAGATGACATGG TTCCAGAGCCTCAGCTCAACACCTTTGTCTTCTGCAAGACTAAGAGCGATGTAGGAGCCTTCCAACTAGATGACAT TGGAGAGGAGGTTGTGGACTTGGTTGCAGATGACTTGTATGTTCTTCGGTACAAGTCCATCAAGGGCCTTGTCGAGGGAGGCCGTATTGACCTTATCTGA